One window of Leifsonia sp. AK011 genomic DNA carries:
- a CDS encoding DUF3566 domain-containing protein, giving the protein MSSVAEKLQRKSQRTVATKQVRLKLVYIDFWSAVKFSFLVAVCLGIILVVATILLWIVLNSTGIFGSLNDIMKDILGNPEFDIASDFSLGQVALFAIVVALLNTVVGTALGAIAALLYNFSVRITGGLLVGFTNN; this is encoded by the coding sequence ATGAGTAGTGTCGCGGAGAAGCTGCAACGCAAGTCGCAGCGCACGGTGGCCACCAAGCAGGTGCGCCTCAAGCTCGTGTACATCGACTTCTGGTCGGCAGTGAAGTTCTCGTTCCTCGTCGCGGTGTGCCTCGGCATCATCCTCGTCGTGGCCACAATCCTGCTGTGGATCGTGCTGAACTCGACCGGCATCTTCGGTTCGTTGAACGACATCATGAAGGACATCCTGGGCAACCCGGAGTTCGACATCGCATCAGACTTCTCGCTCGGCCAGGTCGCCCTGTTCGCGATCGTCGTCGCCCTACTCAACACTGTCGTTGGCACTGCGCTCGGTGCGATCGCGGCACTTCTGTACAACTTCAGTGTTCGTATCACCGGTGGACTGCTGGTGGGCTTCACGAACAACTGA